The sequence below is a genomic window from Nitrospiria bacterium.
TGGTTTTCGATTTGACCACAATGTCCTTGAGAATTTTATTTAACGCATGGCCCATATGGATTCGACCATTGGCATAAGGAGGGCCATCATGAAGAATAAAAGGGATACGGCCGGTTTGCTCCGCCTTTAAAAGAAAATTCAGGTTTATTTTTTCCCACCACTGGAGAATTTGGGGTTCCCTTTGCGGAAGGCTGGCTTTCATCGGAAAGGAAGTTTTCGGAAGGTTTAATGTTTCTTTATAATCCATGGTTTTTATTTTTCATAAAATTTTTTAATGATACTAACATAGTTTGGTGGGGATGAGTCAATATTTTCACCCTCCTTACCACCTCCTGCTCAACCCGGAGGCAAAAAATCAAATGAAAGTTTTCCAAGACGGTAATCCTTTTGGGCCCTCTCATACCGAGCAGGGGTTCCCAAGTCTAACCAATAATCCGTGGTTTCATATCCAAACAACTTCTTTCCCTGGACTACCAATTTTAAATAGGTATCGGTAATGGAATGAAACACGGCCTCCGGGAAAAACCTAAAAATCTCGGGGTCTAAAATCTGAATGCCTGTAAACATAAAAAGGTCCAGGGGTTGTTGGAAGCGTTTGGGTTTTCCAAGAAACCTTTGGACACGACCAGTCATATCCCGTTCGATGACCCCATACCGCTTCACATCTGGATCCTTTCGGAGAACCAGCGTTCCCATCCCCCCTTTTTCTTGGTGAAAAG
It includes:
- a CDS encoding NDP-sugar synthase, with the protein product MKAMILAAGLGTRLRPLTDHCPKPLLPVGKVPLIFYTLFLLRHYGIKEVVINLHHNGKMIQEKVGQGEKFGMKIIYSEEETLLGTGGGLKKMEWFFKSGPFLLINADILVNLNLHDLFSFHQEKGGMGTLVLRKDPDVKRYGVIERDMTGRVQRFLGKPKRFQQPLDLFMFTGIQILDPEIFRFFPEAVFHSITDTYLKLVVQGKKLFGYETTDYWLDLGTPARYERAQKDYRLGKLSFDFLPPG